In Streptomyces thermolilacinus SPC6, a single genomic region encodes these proteins:
- a CDS encoding SCO2195 family GlnR-regulated protein: protein MPSLPSLPQALPSVAGALRVVEALLLGGGQRTARRNAWASVLEDRRRARARVEAQHVLEAAASRAPSDT from the coding sequence CTGCCGTCCCTACCGTCCCTGCCGCAGGCACTGCCCTCGGTGGCGGGCGCCCTGCGGGTGGTGGAGGCGCTGCTGCTGGGCGGGGGCCAGCGGACGGCGCGCCGCAACGCCTGGGCTTCCGTGCTGGAGGACCGCCGCAGGGCCCGCGCCCGGGTGGAGGCGCAGCACGTACTGGAGGCCGCGGCGAGCCGGGCGCCGTCGGACACGTAA
- a CDS encoding DUF4191 domain-containing protein, producing MARKSNSDSGDAAANPGRLKQIALTYKMTRRSDPKVGLVIAGVGIVVFGALLGIGFLIGHPVYLGILGFLLAFLAMAIIFGRRAERAAFGQMEGQPGAAAAVLQNIGRGWTTTPAVAMNRSQDVIHRAVGRPGIVLVAEGNPNRLKSLLAAEKKRMARIVVDTPVHDIVVGDGEGQVPLKKVRTTMLKLPRVLSAAQVTAVNDRLRAMGDLMSNMPIPKGPMPKGMRMPRGGKLR from the coding sequence ATGGCGAGGAAGTCGAATTCAGACAGCGGTGACGCCGCTGCGAACCCCGGGCGACTGAAGCAGATCGCTCTGACGTACAAGATGACCCGGCGGAGCGACCCGAAGGTCGGGCTTGTCATCGCGGGCGTGGGGATCGTCGTGTTCGGCGCCCTCCTCGGGATCGGCTTCCTGATCGGGCACCCGGTCTACCTGGGCATCCTGGGCTTCCTGCTGGCCTTCCTGGCGATGGCGATCATCTTCGGGCGGCGGGCCGAGCGGGCGGCCTTCGGGCAGATGGAGGGCCAGCCGGGCGCGGCCGCCGCGGTGCTGCAGAACATCGGGCGCGGCTGGACGACCACGCCTGCGGTCGCGATGAACCGCAGCCAGGACGTGATCCACCGCGCGGTCGGCCGTCCGGGCATCGTCCTGGTCGCCGAGGGCAACCCGAACCGGCTGAAGAGCCTGCTCGCCGCCGAGAAGAAGCGGATGGCCCGCATCGTGGTGGACACCCCGGTGCACGACATCGTCGTCGGTGACGGCGAGGGCCAGGTGCCGCTGAAGAAGGTCCGTACGACGATGCTGAAGCTGCCCCGCGTGCTGAGCGCGGCGCAGGTGACGGCGGTTAACGACCGGCTGCGGGCCATGGGCGACCTGATGAGCAACATGCCGATCCCGAAGGGCCCCATGCCGAAGGGCATGCGCATGCCGCGCGGCGGAAAGCTCCGCTGA
- a CDS encoding RDD family protein, translating into MDNRQVIGSWLSGPRAAAEEMGADFGYRGERLGLPERGPGSVAPLGRRFGALFVDWSLCMLIAYGLITGGDWNAAGNWALGVLFLLGLLTVGTIGSTPGKRLLGLRVIAEGGQRLSFPRAAVRTALLCLAIPALIWDRDGRGLHDRLARAVQVRMM; encoded by the coding sequence GTGGACAACAGGCAAGTAATCGGATCGTGGCTCTCCGGACCCCGCGCGGCGGCCGAGGAGATGGGCGCCGACTTCGGCTACCGGGGCGAACGGCTCGGTCTGCCGGAGCGGGGGCCCGGCTCCGTCGCCCCCCTCGGACGGCGCTTCGGCGCCCTCTTCGTCGACTGGTCCCTCTGCATGCTGATCGCATACGGACTGATCACCGGAGGTGACTGGAACGCGGCGGGCAACTGGGCCCTCGGCGTCCTGTTCCTCCTCGGCCTCCTCACCGTCGGCACCATCGGCTCCACCCCGGGCAAGCGGCTCCTGGGCCTGCGCGTCATCGCCGAGGGCGGGCAGCGGCTCAGCTTCCCGCGCGCCGCCGTCCGCACCGCCCTGCTGTGCCTCGCCATCCCCGCCCTCATCTGGGACCGCGACGGCCGCGGCCTCCACGACCGGCTCGCCCGCGCCGTGCAAGTACGCATGATGTGA